A single window of Nocardioides baekrokdamisoli DNA harbors:
- a CDS encoding MBL fold metallo-hydrolase, whose translation MTSTGSGAWTEPGSYPVAPGITRIPLPLPMDGLRAVNVYVIETDSGLVLVDGGWSIAESRTQFEISMKEAGYALSDIRRFLVTHLHRDHYTQAYVVGREVGADVALGLGDKPSMDLMHDRSISHDPNLDRLKLAGAYELAANWTAMMPAERPPMDDYGMPDQWLDRDHTIDIGGRVLAAVSTPGHTQGHFVFADASAGVLFAGDHVLPTITPSIGFEPAWVRQPLRDYLDSLRKVRELPDLQLLPAHGPVTASSHARVDELVAHHDERLDACAAALAEGATTAWEVAALLPWTNRGRRLSELDPFNSTLAAFETLAHLDLLQALGRVTVSEADGVAYYAQAPTAATVSS comes from the coding sequence ATGACCTCGACGGGCAGCGGAGCATGGACGGAGCCGGGTTCGTACCCGGTGGCGCCGGGCATCACCCGGATCCCACTCCCCCTTCCGATGGACGGCCTGCGGGCCGTCAACGTGTACGTGATCGAGACCGACTCCGGCCTCGTCCTCGTCGATGGCGGCTGGTCTATCGCTGAATCCCGGACCCAGTTCGAGATCTCGATGAAGGAGGCCGGGTACGCCCTCAGCGACATCCGTCGCTTCCTGGTGACGCACCTGCATCGCGATCACTACACGCAGGCGTACGTGGTCGGCCGAGAGGTCGGCGCCGACGTTGCCCTGGGCTTGGGCGACAAGCCGTCGATGGACCTCATGCACGACCGGTCGATCTCGCACGACCCCAATCTGGATCGACTGAAACTCGCCGGCGCGTACGAACTGGCAGCGAACTGGACGGCGATGATGCCGGCAGAACGTCCACCGATGGACGACTACGGCATGCCCGACCAGTGGCTCGACCGCGATCACACCATCGACATCGGCGGTCGTGTCCTGGCCGCCGTCTCGACGCCCGGCCACACCCAGGGCCACTTCGTGTTCGCCGACGCCTCGGCGGGCGTCCTGTTCGCGGGCGACCACGTGTTGCCGACGATCACACCGTCGATCGGTTTCGAACCGGCATGGGTACGCCAGCCGCTGCGTGACTACCTGGACTCGCTGCGCAAGGTCCGGGAACTGCCCGACCTCCAGTTGCTGCCCGCACACGGGCCGGTGACCGCCAGTTCGCACGCTCGTGTCGACGAACTCGTGGCCCACCACGACGAACGGCTCGACGCCTGTGCCGCCGCGCTCGCCGAAGGCGCAACCACCGCCTGGGAGGTCGCGGCGCTGCTGCCGTGGACGAACCGCGGCCGTCGATTGTCCGAGCTCGATCCGTTCAACAGCACGCTCGCAGCGTTCGAGACGCTGGCACACCTGGACCTGCTCCAGGCACTGGGTCGGGTGACAGTGTCCGAGGCCGATGGCGTCGCGTACTACGCGCAGGCACCGACCGCGGCGACGGTATCGTCGTGA